Genomic window (Cardiocondyla obscurior isolate alpha-2009 linkage group LG06, Cobs3.1, whole genome shotgun sequence):
GGAAGAGGCGAGCTCTACATGTGATCGCCGCTTGTGGTGccttgctttttctttttgcctaACGTCGTCTGTCCCACTTAAAACGCGCTGCATCTACCTCGGCTCAGGACACACTCCTCGAATTTTCTCTCACGCGATCATCATCGAGCCAGCAGCATGCGTGCCCTGGTAAGTCCGCTCCTCTTCGAACGTCGTCCCGAGCCCTTCCAAATTATTCAGCTTCTCtcgctaaattaatttcagacgGCGAACTTTCGGAGTTACGAACCACGATACGGTCCAGTTCGATTCGCGACGCAAATACCGCGCTAAATAGATaacatgaaaaataataaattattgaagtaaaagtaaagtttaaaaagtttaaacttctttttttttaatatatatatttaccgcaatttgaagttttttttttaataatcaaagagttaaaatataatcgaatTAAACAAGGCTGTTTCGGGCtaccttttttattatttaaatattttttttaaaaagactacagatattttttttataaaaaaaatatataacattgtTTTTGCCTAACAAATGCATGGGGTTAACTTTCACGTAACATATGCATGAATATAAGTTGTAATTTTACTGGGACTCTGTTCAGAAGGAAAAGCTTTTATGTGTAGCGCAGATATAAAGTATGATGTGCCACCGCATTTTTGTAACTTCATGAGACCGTACGTATCTGGGTCACTGGGAAAATACACATAAATTATGGATGcaaaatatacgtaatattttatattagatcCAACACAAATAAGCGTTACATTAAACTTTATCAATGTAAGTAGAATAGATCACTACGTGATTATGTCGCAATCATTAATTCATGCCTCTCAAATTAGCGCTACTAAAacaatgcatttaatttattggtTAAAAGTCATTTATTCACGCCGGTCTAACTCTGTCACTTTATCGTAAAACTACAATaaatcttacaaaaaaaaagctgtcaataaaaatgcacgtaataatttttccttgtaaCGGTTTTtggttataaaaaaaaaaaaaaagagggaagcaaaaaattatagaaacgCGGTCGAAAATTTCGCATAAATTTTCACATTAGTCACACTCCGTGCATTTAATTTCCATGACAATAAACACGTTCGATCATTGATTTCTCTAAATCGCGAAGTAGAAGTTGATCGTCCGTACATATTTATGAGCGGCCGTGCGTGATTTAACGTTGCGTATGCGTGAATGGTGGGGCTATTCATCATCGTACGAAAGTTTACGCCGCGCAAAAACAACCATTACAACAGCATTGCGTaatctatttaaattacataactCATTAAATATGTGACGCGAGCATAATGGAGGTATTGTCGCGCGCATCTTGCACCGATGATGCCCCTACGTCGGCCGTAACGAACGAGCCGTGATTTGCATACgtgtagatattttttaattatccgcTTTCTCTAGGAAACAGATTTCGCACTAACGTCTGACTAATCGGAGACACCTGTTCGAAATCTCGGCAGATATTATTGCCGGATTCAGGATGATTACCTCAAATCCAATCGGTATCTCACGCGAGCTGATTCGCACTTTGCGTCAAAGCGCGAAAGGCGCCTtgaaaatgaattattaaagcCTCCCGAATAGCGcgtaattatttccatttatCCGGCAGTTCTCAATAAAGctaaatttgcaattattaatcttCAATGTTGTTCAAAttggttattattaattattaacattattaataatattaatattattaataatgttaacaGCGGGAGATACAATATTGTTGCACATTATGATTTATCACGTCAAGggaaatgcatttatttacattaaacaCGATCGCTCGCCGCTGCACGGTGGAACGGTGGCGGGTATGTGCCGGCTAAACCGATACAAAACGAATCGGTCTCGGTCACCGGATGCTAATCGAAGACTGCAGGCTATGGGAAAAAGTCACGTTCGATCGTGAGCAACGTAACACGGCGTCATTAGCGTGAGGTACTCTCCCGTTCCCCTTACCGATCGCAATCGTGACCTACCTACCGGCACATTCATCTTGTCCTGACCTTTCGCGGGGAAAGGTATCTCCGGCGGCTTAACAAACATGACGAGGATTAAAGGCACCTGGCGTGTAGACGCGCGCCGGTTCTCCACACTCCGACCGTGCACCATCACTGACATCCACGAGAATCTCACTCCGAGATGGAGACAGCACGTCCCGATCTTTCCGCTCCGCTTGAATGAAATCATCTCGATTAATTCTCTCCCGgctaaaatattcaccaaaCAACACGAGCCATTTTTCTTGATTATTTTATGCGATTTTTACACCGCCGAGAAGTccataaaagtaaatttagtGCGGTCGTAAACACTCGTCGCGGAAAGTCTGCATTATTTATCACTCGGCAGCGACGAGCGCGAATCGGTTGCCGAGAAGGACGCCCGGTGTCATCGTCGCCTCATCCTGAAAATAAGCGTTCtgtacgttatttttttacgacggtGATGCAATTAATTCGGTAATACCGTTCGAGAAATCGTCAATCAAATTTCTCcaggtgtttttttttttttttttacggtaacATTTCTCGGTTCAAGACTTTCGCGAAATTCGGAGCCAGTGGTCGTAACAAACGTTCACGAAATACGCGAGCGCTGACGTTATCGTTAATTCGTTTGCAGTTGTTAGCCGCCCTTCTCGGGCTCGTCCACGGCCAGGAATACTTCCAGGAGCCAGAGAAGATCGTCAAGTACTCGCGTGATCTCGGCGACACCCGCGGTCATTACTCGTTCTCCTACGAGACCGAGGGCGGCATACTCCAGCGGGAGAGCGGCAGCCGCAAGTACGCCGGCACTTCCGACGAGACGCAGCTCATTCAGGGTTCCGTGCAGTACAACGCGCCCGACGGCACTCCCATCGCCATGAGCTGGACCGCCGACGAATTCGGCACCCAAGTGTCCGGCACCCACATCCCCACGCCGCCGCCCATTCCGCTGGCGATCCAGCGTGCCCTCGAGTGGATCGCCAAGCAGCCCACCACCCCGGAACCGATCGAGAAGGAGAACCCGACGCAGAACGCAGTACCTCGCGACAATCGCCAATACAGATTCTCACCGAATAAACGAAATTGAATGGGCGCactcgcgcgaaataaatattaatgttcgTCCAATATCACTGCCTGTCCCTTTCCGCCACTCTTCGCGCGATTTcacaattacttttaataaacgtttgtATACCTTTACAAAAATTCCTTAGTGTTGTTACGAGGGAAGTTAATTTTCGTGGGAGTTATTACGTTCTTTCCTGTAGCATTCTCGTGTCAGGGGGTGGACTTTATAGAATCGTAGATAATAACGAGTTCGTTATCGCATGCTTTTTCGTAGTTTACATGATCTCATAATCAAACGCATGTTATAGAACgttttgaaatataaagagacacattttttttatctcctttttttttttttttttttttgttgcatgGGCACATTTGTCATTTTCTCATCATTgttatctaaaaattaaaacggatGTCTCACATTGGATATGTAACATTCAAGCGTGCGTAGACGATGGCATAAATAAGTGCGTATATACTGAAATTACTTGATAAGtgcgttttataattttctgtaTGTACCTGTGTCTTCTCAAAGAATAAGTTTTGTCGAATAAATTTAGTCCGCAATCATATTATATACGCATCATGCCACACTCTCACACTTTTACGAACTAATCGATACAACTGCAATAAGCGGGCTgcattttttcctttcttgaAAGCGCATTATCATAACTCAGTTACGTAAAATGTATCCTTGATCATTTAAATAACGACGCGGCGTggtttttgtaaattaaattatagccATTCTTTCTGTGTTATTTCGATGTAACTCAAAACTCAAAATGTCAAAgaatatgattaatattcGAGATAAAAGCACTAATTACCGTTGCTATTCATTACCGACATAACATTGTTGCGTTGTATCTTCATAAAGCAATACATCATCGCGttctataaaaagaaagcGCAACTAAAAAATATGACGGGACGTTGCACGAAGAAATTTGCGCGCCGTGTTTCCGAACTTTCCGCAACTTCATAAGCGTCCGAATGTCTCGCTGGCGCActtctcattaaaaatatcgttaacGTGATTAATGTACCACACCGGTTTcgtttatctatttatttcaCCCTTGATAAACACCAACTGGACTTGCACATTgacagaaatttatttacagcgGAGACATCCGTTTTACATACATtgtattacataaaattgtatttagaaaatctcttttttaatttacaagcGCTCATAAATAGAGAAGTAATTAAGGAAGAGCCGAGCCCGTCGAAATCGTCGAACTGCGTAGAGATTGAACGCCCATCGATCCTTAACGCGATCGCGAATCAATTCCGCACCAGGCACCAGTCGTCTCGTTTTCTCGAGGCTCGTTTTGACTCGATATTATCCTCCTTCCGTTCACGCGGGGATTATCCGGTGCTCTTTAATGCTCTTCGTTCTCCTCGGGATGTTCGGCGATGTATTGAAGGGCCCTTGCGATTTGAGGTGGTACTGGGGGTGCGGTAGGCAAGTGAGCACCCTCTGGCTGGAATCCATTCTCGTTGGCTATGTACGAGACATGGTAGGTTTGGCCGTCA
Coding sequences:
- the Cpr17 gene encoding cuticular protein 17, with protein sequence MRALLLAALLGLVHGQEYFQEPEKIVKYSRDLGDTRGHYSFSYETEGGILQRESGSRKYAGTSDETQLIQGSVQYNAPDGTPIAMSWTADEFGTQVSGTHIPTPPPIPLAIQRALEWIAKQPTTPEPIEKENPTQNAVPRDNRQYRFSPNKRN